A single Populus nigra chromosome 13, ddPopNigr1.1, whole genome shotgun sequence DNA region contains:
- the LOC133670474 gene encoding probable pectinesterase 29 — MLQLAISFPLHIFLFLCLVIFLTQVFPSLFSIKMLLPWCSCLYFALLLCSFQLGFANENFLKYGKGSNPHRKTLPYRTLLIDKSGHGNFSSIQSAIDSIPSDNKNWVCIHVRAGTYREKVKIPYNKPYIILRGEGKRRTKIVWDDHFSTAQSPTFVSLADNIVVRSITFVNSYNFPHDNNPRLPAVAAMITGDKTAFYQCGFAGVQDTLWDEAGRHYFKRCTIQGAVDFIFGSGQSIYEGCSIQVLEGGFITAQGRTNPSDANGFVFKGCNVFGKSSVYLGRPWRGYSRVLFYKSNFSNVVDPEGWNAWNFVGHENQITFAEYGNFGPGAETSKRVNWANKLSPQSLEELTSMSFINAENWIEKQPI, encoded by the exons ATGTTACAACTTGCAATTTCATTTCCCCTAcacatttttttgtttctttgtttagtCATTTTCTTAACTCAAGTTTTCCCATCCCTTTTCTCCATCAAGATGTTGCTTCCATGGtgttcatgtttatattttgcTCTCTTGCTGTGCAGTTTTCAATTAGGATTTGCCAATGAAAACTTCCTAAAATATGGTAAGGGGTCTAATCCTCACAGAAAGACACTGCCTTACAGAACACTCCTTATTGATAAGTCAGGCCATGGGAATTTTTCTAGTATACAATCTGCCATTGATTCAATTCCATCAGACAATAAGAACTGGGTTTGTATCCACGTAAGGGCTGGAACATATAG GGAGAAGGTTAAGATCCCTTACAACAAACCATATATCATTCTCAGAGGAGAGGGGAAAAGAAGGACAAAGATTGTTTGGGATGATCATTTTTCAACAGCACAGAGCCCCACTTTTGTTTCTTTAGCAGATAATATTGTAGTCAGAAGCATTACCTTTGTA aacTCCTATAATTTTCCACATGATAACAACCCAAGATTGCCAGCAGTAGCTGCTATGATAACCGGGGACAAGACTGCATTTTACCAATGTGGGTTTGCAGGGGTGCAAGACACACTGTGGGATGAGGCAGGCAGGCATTACTTCAAGCGTTGCACCATTCAGGGTGCTGTTGATTTTATCTTTGGAAGTGGCCAATCTATTTATGAg GGTTGCTCCATACAAGTACTTGAAGGAGGGTTCATCACAGCACAAGGAAGAACGAATCCAAGTGATGCAAATGGGTTTGTGTTCAAGGGGTGCAATGTGTTTGGCAAATCTTCAGTTTACTTGGGAAGGCCATGGAGAGGTTATTCTAGGGTCTTATTTTacaagtcaaatttttcaaatGTTGTAGATCCCGAAGGATGGAATGCATGGAACTTTGTTGGCCATGA GAACCAAATAACATTTGCTGAGTATGGCAACTTTGGGCCAGGAGCTGAGACTTCAAAGAGGGTTAACTGGGCAAATAAGCTGAGCCCTCAATCCTTGGAAGAATTAACCAGCATGTCTTTCATTAATGCTGAAAACTGGATCGAAAAACAACCTATTTAG
- the LOC133671285 gene encoding protein PHR1-LIKE 3-like, whose translation MYSAIHSLPLDGHGDFQASLDGINLPGDACLVLTTDPKPRLRWTAELHERFVDAVTQLGGPDKATPKTIMRTMGVKGLTLYHLKSHLQKYRLGKQSCKESTDNSKDVGIAPSVAESQDTGSSTSASSRMIAQDLNDGYQVTEALRVQMEVQRRLHEQLEVQHHLQLRIEAQGKYLQSILEKACKALNDQAVATAGLEAAREELSELAIKVSNECAGIAPLDTMKMPSLSELAAALGNRNASNVPARIGDCSVESCLTSTSSPVSPMGVGSQVASTKKRSRPVLGNGDSLPFEGNIRQEVEWSMSNILDE comes from the exons ATGTACTCTGCAATACACTCACTGCCTTTGGATGGACATGGGGACTTTCAAGCTTCATTAGATGGAATTAATCTGCCTGGGGATGCGTGCTTGGTTCTCACTACGGATCCAAAGCCAAGGCTCCGCTGGACTGCTGAGTTACATGAGAGATTTGTTGATGCTGTTACTCAACTTGGTGGACCTGACA AAGCAACACCAAAGACAATTATGAGAACAATGGGGGTAAAAGGCCTCACCCTTTATCACTTGAAATCTCACCTACAG AAATACCGGTTGGGAAAGCAGTCCTGCAAGGAATCAACTGATAACTCCAAGGATG TTGGGATTGCACCATCAGTTGCAGAAAGTCAGGATACTGGTTCATCAACATCCGCATCATCAAGAATGATTGCGCAGGATCTGAATGA TGGTTACCAGGTTACTGAGGCTTTGAGAGTGCAGATGGAAGTCCAACGAAGATTGCATGAGCAGCTGGAG GTGCAACATCATCTCCAACTTCGCATTGAAGCTCAGGGGAAATACTTACAGTCAATACTCGAGAAAGCTTGTAAAGCTCTGAATGACCAGGCTGTTGCAACTGCAGGACTTGAAGCTGCTAGGGAAGAGCTTTCTGAATTAGCAATCAAGGTTTCCAATGAATGTGCAGGAATTGCCCCTCTTGATACCATGAAAATGCCTTCCTTATCTGAACTTGCTGCTGCTTTAGGGAACAGAAATGCTTCCAATGTGCCTGCTCGCATTGGTGATTGCTCTGTCGAAAGCTGCTTGACCTCAACTAGTAGCCCAGTTTCTCCCATGGGTGTGGGCTCACAAGTTGCTTCCACGAAGAAAAGATCAAGGCCTGTGCTTGGTAATGGAGATTCATTGCCCTTCGAAGGCAACATTCGGCAAGAAGTAGAATGGTCAATGAGTAATATTTTGGATGAATAG
- the LOC133671584 gene encoding probable calcium-binding protein CML22 gives MTDSLVFKAHPTLSLLSSPCHLKQEGCFAIVDHQTNIRGWMNILILWFPQFNEELKHIRGVFEQYDEDVNGSIDLEELKKCLQKLTLTLKEEEVEDLFHSCDIDNSMSSMFIEVIYLLVEHSSSPPKSIHLKLDFIFIHMFDLKTSTYCDHPYMMA, from the exons ATGACAGACTCACTGG TTTTCAAGGCACATCCCACCCTTTCCCTTCTTTCAAGTCCTTGTCATCTAAAACAGGAGGGATGTTTTGCCATTGTGGATCaccaaacaaatataagaggCTGGATGAATATACTAATCTTGTGGTTTCCTCAGTTTAATGAAGAACTGAAACACATCAGAGGGGTATTTGAACAGTATG ATGAAGATGTAAATGGATCTATTGACCTTGAGGAACTCAAAAAATGCTTACAAAAGCTGACACTCACTTTAAAAGAGGAGGAAGTTGAGGATCTTTTCCACTCCTGCGACATTGACAATTCAATGAGTTCAATGTTCATTGAAGTCATCTATCTCCTAGTAGAACATTCATCCTCTCCTCCCAAGAGCATCCACCTTAAACTTGACTTTATCTTCATTCATATGTTTGACTTAAAGACGTCAACTTATTGTGATCACCCATATATGATGGCCTGA